The DNA region AACTTGCAGCTCCAAGGGAGAGACAAGCTTCCAAGTGACATGCTGAGGGCAGTCAGAGcattccaaaacaaaataactgctCTGTGGATACCTGACAGAGAACTCATCCACTTCCCTAAACTCAGAGCAACAACCACAAGTGACccatctctgcagcagcacttcAGCTACAGCTTGTTTAAGTTTTGGAGGAGCTGAAGAGTAAGTTTGAATCCAGATTCAGTGATGTGACTGAACATGAggagatatttaattttattgaaaaCCGCTTCCATGTGGATGTATTCTCTGTCACTCCAACCATCACACTGCCCTGGTAATTGTGCCGCTCTGGAGAGTGAAATAATTGATTTTGCTCTGCCAATGTGGCtcttgtgaaaaaaatagtgaGATCACTGCACTAGTATCTACTAGAATGGGATCTGTTTTCCTCGATACATGTAAGCTTAATTGGGGTATTTCTGAAAAGTTTATCAGTGATATGAAATTGTGGAACAGTGACTATAACCTCGCAGTAACTACTGCTGTCCATGGGGAAGGGCATTTGCCCACAGGGTTACCATATTTATAGAGACCCACTTTGGCTCGTGACCTTCTATTCTCTATTTACACCCCTGCCTCTGGCTGGGATATAGTGAAAGGCTGCAATTTGTGCTTTAGTAACTTGAAGTGCTTACTTTTAGGGGTTAATTGGTGTAGAAGTCCATCAGCATCTCAAGTTTAATATTAGGcataaatgttgttaaaataacctataacttttttgttttaattatctatttcaatttatatatataatttttttatggttcacccctaacatcctggatcaagctgttgcactagATGGACTGACCTAGTTGGGAGCCGTACACAAGActtatgcaaattaaaaaaatgcactgcaggaattgaataatgccatcagcagcaaccaGATGGAACTTTTCATAGTATCTACTGATTTTAATCAAGTCATCCTTCAACTCAAAAGATAcggcaggatcaaggacaaatgtaatttcattttttaaactttgtgtaatcatttttgtttaatcatgttttaaacttgaacatgaacatgaataaatctaccttctaccttccaaaaataccagaatgcactgtgctgcaccagACCAGAAAATACTCCCCCTGGCATGTGATGTAATGGGAGTTGGTTTTCAGATacaggcaatgcagtaacatgACATAATTCTGGTTTATGTTAGATCAGCATTACCTCGTTTTACTGTTTGACTTATTGTTTGAtcgagtttgagagacagagagagagacagagacagagagagaggggggcggggggggggggctccaCTCACTTCTTTACTCTTCATAGCTGTGTTTATGATGCCTATTCAGGTTGGGAATATCTTACTGTTATGCTGCCTTGCCATTCTGTATATAACTTGCAATTGCTGAAAGGACCAGAGTGGTCTTGCCACTGAGCTGGGGACAGGGGTAGTAACAGCACTGTAACCAGGACtgtgtaaaatattaaactgtAAAGACATGAGTATGGGTGGtgaggttagggttagggttagggttagcgTCCAGCTTCTCAAGTATTTCAGCTCTTACCTCCTTTAGATATATACTGATTCCAACCAGGAAACCAGAGGTCACAATGGTGGCTCCAGTGCTGgctggattttcaaaataaaatatatcatgaTGAAAACGAATGGATGGCCTTGAGAAGgctggattttcaaaataaaagcctgagATGGTAAAAGGTTGGCTATAGGGTTTGGACAAGGCTgggttttcaaaataaaagcccagagAAGTTAACAGGAATACACTGGGGGTGGGGGACTGGACAATGCTGTATTGTTGGATCTTGGAAGACAACTTCcataattaacaaataaattgtTAAAGAATCAATTAACAGGCTCATTTTAGTGCACTCACTTCCAAGTCTGGGTTTGCTTAACAGGACAGCTTCAGATAAGTGTTCACTTGACCTCTCCAAAGGATGCTAAAgtatttttcattgtattttctttacttttttcatgcAGCCACTGGTTTTACTGCAGTGTGAAAGTCCTAAACAGCACAGATGCATAACATTTTCCGCATAGTTAAAGCAGGTAACATCATGTCTGTTTTCTTGCTTTCATGATGGTGTGACTGTAAATTCATATTTCCATACAATGATAACTTGATAAAGTTGATTTCCATAAGTGAAATTAATAAGATCAAATGCCCGGTGGAAGATCAGAAACACTCATTATGAAATATGAACATCCACATGTGCTTTTGAAATGTGGCAgcagtaatgtgtgtgtatatatatatatatatatatatatgatttgcAGGAAATTAGCTATCGTGCCTAGATAAGCTCTGATGTGATTCTTTACATTTGTTCTTTACATCTTCTGAGGATGTGGTCATAATTATCCTGCTCTCAGCTCATTCTGAGGGTGCAACTGTTTACCAACCCCTGCCTGCCAGATCCTAATGCATTGGGTATATTAGCTAATGGACAGTTACAATGATGTGCCAGTCCTAATGATCCTGGCTGCATCATGAAACAGTTGAACCTTTTGTTACAGCAACCTCTGAATGTTGCTCTCTTTTGGTTGGCAGTGTTGTGAAAGCTAGAACTAGAGGCTGTGTGATGATCCCAAATGTTTTAACATCTGCCTTGTTGTGCCCTTCTGCAGCCATATAATCTTCTATCTTTTACAGCAGAGGGCAGGAGGTCCTGCCAGCAAGCTTTATGGGCTGTTAGAAACCCAGAAGCCATCTTGTAAATGACCAATTAAATGAGAAGATATCCCAAGGGAATGCATACCTGCCCAGAAGGAACCATACAACCTAATAAGAAGGGAATTTTGTGTGCAGTTTAGTGTTGTTTAGTGTGCAGGAGGCTCTGTTGAGAATAACTCCATCATGGGAATTCCCCTTGCCACTCTACTCCATCTCTAATTCTGCTTCAAAATATCAAGCTGATGCTGTGGAgctgaagagggaaaaaaatccatttctcacattttcattcatcagGTGATAAAGTGAATGTGGGTCTCACTGGTCCAAGTCCCAACTGGATGCTCTCAGCCTGAGAAATATGGATGAAATGCAAAGTCTTCATCTGAGTGAGTAATGAGGTCGTCAGCAGTGAGTGTGGAGAGATGATAATATGCTGCATACATATACAACCAGGTGCCATTACCCCGACAGTTTGAATCAATGAGACGACAGCAAACAGAAGCTACTTTTGCTTTGCCTTATATTTGTGACGCAGGCATGGCAATGTTGTTTAATTCCGTGGTCAACACAGGGCAAGACACAGCCATCAGTTGTTCTGTCAGACTGCTCATATTGCTTGATATACATTTAGAACACAAAGTGTCACACATGGCATACAGAACagacagcaaacacagagagaaaaccaGAGTAAGACTGGCACATCTGCACATCGTGTtaagggagagggggagggcaGGGGATCAGTATGGGCCATGAGACTGTGATTCATATTCTCTTATTCTCTTGATACATACACAGCTGTACGCAGTAACACCAGTCAACTCACTAAATCTAACTGAAGCCGCCGGCTCGCGTTGTCTGCACTATCCATTCTGTTCATTTCATCAGAGAAGGTTTAGAGAGGAGATGATCAACAGGAGACCAGTGGGAGGTGTCCCCACTTTCAGTATAAGCTAATACTGCATTGACCAGAAGAAGGACAACAAAGAGATTCTCCTTTATTATTAAGGATCAGTATTTTTACAGCTTGGGTCCAATTTTCATAGTTCAGGCCATCCTTCCTATCAGTAAGTATAACAATATCatcagcaggaaacacagtgaccACCAAAAATAAGTCAGACGCATCACGAAACACATGCAGTCAGAAGATCAGACAGGTTCTTTAACCTCTGTAACATTTAATTGATGATTTATAACACACTATAATGTAGTTGTATACTGCTGTTATGGACATGCTTATTGCAGTAGTTGACTGTCAACAGCTCTTGTAACTTCTCCTAtgaagaaatattttatatatatataatatatatatatatatatatatatatatatatatatatatatatatatatatatataatatatatataatttttttttgttaatagtTTGTCATTATCTCTTTATACCACAACCTCCACTTACAGATGTGGTGGGAAGGAGTTGTTGACTTGGGTTGGGCGATATCTACCAGAATGGCATACGATGTcttaaaaatatgcattaactctttgaaacctgaagcgacatcacttttcctgtcctgctttcaggcacctttcacaggtatttaaatatttgaacccTGAGTGCAAACTggtgaaatgtcttgaaaaaacaaacaaaaaaaacattggaaaaaatgtcaatgagcaacttgataagaaatgttccataaattgcaagaaatcggtagattttgaaatgattttttttaaagctaggtgaagggaaaaactatttaaagctaatacagaattattataatttttcagaaatttttgatgtcatttcttttcttttttaaaataaattttcaggtcattttcttatactttttactagtttctctccatttcttgatttgttttcttcccatgtttttgaaagaaatgaaaccaatttgcttagatttttaaaaaggttaaatacGTGTTAAATAAACCATTCAACCCTGACTTGCAAACTGCcaactttctgtgtgtgtgttcgagagagggatagagagagagaggggaaaagacGGTGTACGGTTAATATTGCATGCAATGTTTCTGTCGACCTAAGTGGGAATAACTTCCTTGGAAAGCAAATTTTACACTCTCTAAGCTGCCTGATGGAACctgtaatatttcttttatgttaCCAgtgaatttaaactttttttaggaATCCACCAATGAGCCCAACAGTGACAGTTTGATCAGTGACGATGCCAAATCTTCATGGCTGTGATAAACTTGGTCACTGAAAACTGCACACTTTACCCCTCTGGCAGCCTACTTCTTAATTTGGAAGTTTTTGTGGGTCCCCAGACACAGTGCTTAATGagttcttttctttgtttaccaCGGGAGCAGTTTAAGAGTTGGCatgtggataattgatcagttgatctgTTAAGAGCTGATCAGATGGATTGATGAGAGGAGTAACTGCTGTGAGTGCCAGCATACTTTTAGTCTCAGCAGAATAACAGTTAATGTAAGTTTCAGTGTTGTGACATATGTTTCTTTTCCCTAAATGTCAAGGATTAAACAGCACTAGAGAAGCTGCATTACTACTGAACACAGAGACACCTGGACATGCTGTCCTTGACACAGACCTCAGCCAGGAGTTGgatgcctctctgtctctgccactGTGTGCTGTCTTAAGCTGTGTGCTCATTGCCATGGCCCTATGTTGGaatctcttttctgtctttcagtaGGGATTGCTTTATTTACTCACTCatttaaacgtttttttgttttgacccTTAAAGATATATGAAGTACAATGGtgtacacaaagaaaaaaacagaactaaacTGGCTGATGCAGTAGTTTACCAAAATGATAAACATAACTGCAGTAAAGGCTAACACATTAAGGTCTGCATGCTGGGTGTGTATGACTCTAATGGTAAAGGCCCTGGGTGAAAATAGTGCCCAGCACCCAAAGGCATGATGATCTGTAATGATAATACTGTAGAAATAATTTCCAAACCTCAGAAAATAAGACCCAAGTTGTAATAGACCAGAATGATCCTTTGACTATCATTACGTGTTATACACATAAAGCCAACAATGACATTACTCTGCATAAGTATTGAGATGTAACATACTGTACATCAACGCCATGCATTTGGAGTATGGGACCTCAGCTGAGGAAAAACATCCCATCTTTATATACTAGTTACATTTGTCAAGAGCTATGAGCACTTTATGGACATGGGAGTCCAGGTAGTTTGGTTCAGAATTGATTGCACAGTGAAAACTATCGCCCTTCTATCTCTCCCTCACTAGATTGTGCCCACTGTGTCCTAGAAACAGGTAAACCCATTTTGGCATTGAGATACAAGTTGAATTCTGGCATTGCTGCCAATTCAATCTGTGGAAGTAAACAGTCTGTCAAACTGCTTCGCTCATCTGTGACAGTGTATGGTCTGTTTATTGTTCCTTCAATTATAGAAAACATCTGCCAGAACACTATGACCTCTGTGTATCAATATTCCACTGGTGACTGAGAACAGGCTCGAGTTTAGGAAGATCCTTGTGAGAAAAACTGTATTCCAAATGATCCAGGGCTTAGTTTTTCTCTGCcccacacagacaaaaacaaacatataacaCAGTTTTTAAATCCAGAGGAAAATATCTTTATGATCCTTGGTTATCAGGATGCTCAAAGCAGTCATCACTGGAAAGGTCCAGAGCCAAAACTCTTATCCCACTGAGAACACTGCTGCTCCAACTGGTCCAGCAGTTTGTCCACTGagtcttcttttttctccagTTTGAGGTATCGTCTCCCGCAGCCCAGGTCAAATCGAGGCCAGCTTCGGTGAGTTTGCTCCCCTGCAGCATCCACAACCTGCCAAGGGATGTTCACGCAAATCTGTGAAGCAGCCTCTCTGCTTCTGATGAGCAGCTGATTTCTATAAGCCTCCTCCCCCAGTGCACGGAGTCCATCCTTCAGATGCACACCAGATTGGTCTGTGTAAGGGTTAGTCCTGTAGCTCATGCTTTGGCAGCGCCTTGGCTGGACTGCTGGGATATCCACCTCGTCCAGGGTGGACAGGGAGCTGGCAGATACCAGGCAGTTGTTGAGCTTGGTGAATGGGGCGGGCTGTGGGTCAAAGCTGTCACTGTCCCCATGCTCAGCTCCACACCGTGTGTTAAAGTCTGTCTGACTGGAATTACAGAAGCTGGAAAAGGAGGAGTGGAGAGACGGTGGAGGCTCTGACTTCTGGTGGTGGAGGGCTTCTGTCTGGACAACAGCTTGCTGGTAAATGCCCTCCACACCGTCCTCCTGTTCTCTGGACTGTCTGGTCTGCAGCAGGGGCTCGGATCTTGCCAGCTGCTGAAGACAGAGGATGTTGAGATGGGCAGCTGGTAAACTGCTCACCCACTGGTAGTGTTTGGACATCGAGTTAGCTGCTGCTATTTCTTTAAGGTCTGCCGAGGgaacagctgcagacacagagcaaa from Plectropomus leopardus isolate mb chromosome 18, YSFRI_Pleo_2.0, whole genome shotgun sequence includes:
- the tmem200b gene encoding transmembrane protein 200A; this encodes MKTQKAQGVTPSSPPSRRKSRFTLRGRKKKDGVIQGKLRIRSMPGAFLVLGLIVVVVGTALAVAGYWPYRISRSSILGVAEGESISESHTSGWSLGAKGLLSTASLIHSERMKLLGPVIMGVGLFILICANTVLYENRDRETQMLLAQMRSVICSVSAAVPSADLKEIAAANSMSKHYQWVSSLPAAHLNILCLQQLARSEPLLQTRQSREQEDGVEGIYQQAVVQTEALHHQKSEPPPSLHSSFSSFCNSSQTDFNTRCGAEHGDSDSFDPQPAPFTKLNNCLVSASSLSTLDEVDIPAVQPRRCQSMSYRTNPYTDQSGVHLKDGLRALGEEAYRNQLLIRSREAASQICVNIPWQVVDAAGEQTHRSWPRFDLGCGRRYLKLEKKEDSVDKLLDQLEQQCSQWDKSFGSGPFQ